One Actinomycetota bacterium DNA window includes the following coding sequences:
- a CDS encoding cation-transporting P-type ATPase yields MPEAENIHRLNAEEVYKALGTSPQGLSSEEAARRLEEYGPNEIRKVRGVPLVKKLLSHFTHFFAILLWIGGALSFIADQAALGYAIIAVIFINAIFTFIQEFKAEKATEALKKMLPPMATVIRDGTEQEIEAANLVPGDLMILREGDHISADARLISTAELRTNNSALTGESEPVRRNAYPVLEENLSRTDILNLVFMGTTVAIGTGRAIAYATGMDTEFGKIAAMTQSVEEEESPIQMQMKRITRFVAVLALGLGVIFFLLGQYVVRLPFADNLIFAIGIIVANVPEGLLPTVTLSLAMATQRMAKRNALVKKLSSVETLGSTTVICTDKTGTLTQNEMTVRSLWTSWSEVTVEGVGYAPVGDLVTAGNGNGKKKKKLSREQVEMLRPFLEAAVLCNNSRLVAGDEEGSYRIIGDPTEGALLVVGKKGGVDPEEAGERLKRVSELPFDSTRKMMTVVCEGEAGRVALCKGAPGAVVERCTHILTGEGVREMRPEDRDRINGVNDRYARSALRVLAVARRELPDTPKQYDVENTERELTFLGLAAMMDPPRPEVEEAIRKCRTAGIRVIMITGDYGLTAESIARRIGLVQGPPRIITGFDLDNMSDEELVEHLRGEEVLFARVSPEHKMRIALALKGMGEVVAMTGDGVNDAPALKAADIGVAMGITGTDVAKEAAEMILMDDNFASIVAAVEEGRAIFDNIRRFITYILASNIPEIVPFILFVMFKIPLPLTIIQILAVDLGTDLLPALALGTERPEPGIMERPPRPMSERLLNFRVLLRAYGFLGPLEALVCMLGYLQVFGWKWGEELWRIKEADPLVYVRATTMSLTGIVMTQIGNGFACRTTLESVFRAGLTTNRLYLLGIASELSLQALIVYVPFLNKAFETAPLSWSEWLFLVPFIPLCMFADEIRKLILRAYLRRRKKGTET; encoded by the coding sequence ATGCCGGAAGCGGAGAACATCCACAGGCTGAACGCGGAGGAGGTCTATAAGGCCCTCGGCACCTCTCCTCAGGGGTTGAGCAGCGAGGAGGCCGCGAGGCGCCTGGAGGAGTACGGCCCCAACGAGATCCGCAAGGTCCGGGGGGTGCCTCTCGTGAAAAAACTTCTATCCCATTTCACTCACTTCTTCGCCATCCTGCTGTGGATCGGGGGCGCGCTCTCCTTCATCGCCGACCAGGCGGCCCTGGGATACGCCATCATCGCCGTCATCTTCATCAACGCCATCTTCACCTTCATCCAGGAGTTCAAGGCCGAGAAGGCCACCGAAGCCCTGAAGAAGATGCTCCCACCCATGGCCACGGTGATCCGGGACGGCACCGAGCAGGAGATCGAGGCGGCCAACCTGGTACCCGGCGACCTCATGATCCTGCGCGAGGGAGACCATATCTCCGCCGATGCCCGGTTGATCAGCACCGCCGAGCTGCGCACCAACAACTCGGCCCTCACCGGGGAGTCGGAACCGGTACGTCGTAACGCCTACCCCGTGCTGGAGGAGAACCTGTCCCGCACCGACATCCTCAACCTGGTGTTCATGGGGACCACGGTGGCCATAGGGACCGGCCGGGCTATCGCCTACGCCACGGGCATGGACACCGAGTTCGGGAAGATCGCTGCCATGACCCAGTCGGTGGAGGAAGAGGAATCTCCCATCCAAATGCAGATGAAGCGCATCACCAGGTTCGTGGCCGTGCTGGCGCTGGGCCTGGGCGTGATCTTTTTCCTCCTGGGGCAGTACGTGGTCAGGCTGCCCTTCGCGGACAACCTCATCTTCGCCATCGGCATCATCGTGGCCAACGTCCCCGAGGGACTGCTCCCCACCGTCACCCTCTCCCTGGCCATGGCCACCCAGCGCATGGCCAAACGCAACGCCCTGGTGAAGAAGCTCTCCAGCGTGGAGACCCTGGGCTCCACCACCGTCATCTGCACCGACAAGACGGGCACCCTCACCCAGAACGAGATGACGGTGCGCTCGCTGTGGACCTCCTGGTCGGAGGTGACGGTGGAAGGGGTCGGATACGCGCCGGTGGGGGACCTCGTGACGGCGGGTAACGGGAACGGCAAGAAAAAAAAGAAGCTCTCCCGGGAACAAGTGGAGATGCTGCGGCCGTTCCTGGAGGCCGCGGTGCTGTGCAACAACTCGCGCCTGGTGGCGGGGGACGAGGAGGGGTCTTACCGCATTATCGGTGACCCCACCGAGGGAGCCCTGCTGGTGGTGGGCAAGAAGGGCGGCGTGGATCCGGAGGAGGCCGGGGAGAGGCTGAAACGCGTATCCGAGCTCCCCTTCGATTCAACGCGCAAGATGATGACCGTGGTCTGCGAGGGGGAGGCCGGACGCGTGGCCCTCTGCAAGGGGGCGCCCGGGGCGGTGGTGGAGCGCTGCACCCATATCCTGACCGGGGAGGGAGTGCGCGAGATGCGCCCCGAGGACCGGGACCGCATCAACGGGGTCAACGACCGTTACGCCCGCTCCGCCCTGCGCGTGCTGGCCGTGGCGCGGCGGGAGCTCCCGGATACGCCGAAGCAATACGATGTGGAGAACACCGAGCGCGAGCTGACCTTCCTGGGGCTGGCGGCCATGATGGACCCTCCGCGCCCCGAGGTGGAGGAGGCGATCAGGAAATGCCGTACCGCGGGGATCAGGGTGATCATGATCACCGGGGATTACGGGCTCACCGCCGAGTCCATCGCCCGCCGTATCGGGCTGGTGCAGGGACCCCCGCGCATCATCACCGGGTTCGACCTCGACAACATGTCCGACGAGGAGCTGGTGGAGCACCTGCGCGGAGAGGAGGTGCTCTTTGCGCGCGTTTCCCCCGAGCACAAGATGCGCATCGCCCTGGCCTTGAAGGGCATGGGCGAGGTGGTGGCCATGACCGGGGACGGGGTCAACGACGCCCCCGCCCTCAAGGCGGCGGACATCGGGGTGGCCATGGGAATCACCGGGACCGACGTGGCCAAGGAAGCGGCGGAGATGATCCTCATGGACGACAACTTCGCCTCCATCGTGGCGGCGGTGGAGGAAGGACGCGCCATCTTCGACAACATCCGGCGCTTCATCACCTACATCCTGGCCTCCAACATACCGGAGATCGTGCCCTTCATCCTCTTCGTGATGTTCAAGATCCCCCTGCCCCTGACCATCATCCAGATCCTGGCAGTGGACCTGGGGACGGACCTGCTGCCCGCCCTGGCTCTGGGCACGGAGCGGCCGGAGCCGGGGATCATGGAGAGGCCTCCGCGCCCCATGTCGGAGCGCCTGCTGAATTTCCGCGTGCTCCTGCGGGCATACGGGTTCCTGGGTCCCCTGGAGGCGCTGGTGTGCATGCTGGGTTACCTCCAGGTCTTCGGGTGGAAATGGGGCGAGGAACTGTGGAGGATAAAGGAGGCGGACCCCCTCGTCTACGTCAGGGCCACCACCATGTCCCTCACCGGGATCGTGATGACCCAGATCGGCAACGGCTTCGCCTGCCGCACCACGCTGGAATCCGTCTTCCGCGCCGGGCTCACCACCAATCGCCTCTACCTGCTGGGCATCGCCAGCGAGCTGTCCCTGCAGGCCCTCATCGTCTATGTGCCCTTCCTCAACAAGGCCTTCGAGACCGCCCCCCTCTCCTGGTCGGAGTGGCTTTTCCTGGTGCCCTTCATCCCGCTGTGCATGTTCGCGGACGAGATACGCAAGCTGATATTGCGGGCCTACCTGCGCCGCCGCAAGAAAGGAACGGAGACGTGA
- a CDS encoding NAD-binding protein: MTMRIIVLGGGMVGLHLLSSLGNDHQVVVVEKRQDRVGELRERFPDASILHGDACEPSVLDAAGTAGADVVAAVTGDDEDNLVISYLAKFEYGVPVVFARVNNPKNEWLFTAEWGVDEAICSASIIVQLVQEELTLGEMVTLLKLRRENLVVEEVVIKEGSEAVGKNLRDIELPAKTLVATVLRDRRVLIPRGDLTLFAGDKILLISEPDRVEELRKALGIE, translated from the coding sequence ATGACCATGCGCATCATCGTGTTGGGCGGAGGGATGGTGGGCCTTCACCTCTTGTCGTCCCTCGGAAACGATCACCAGGTGGTGGTGGTGGAGAAGCGGCAGGACCGGGTGGGGGAGCTAAGGGAGAGGTTCCCGGACGCGTCCATATTACACGGCGACGCGTGCGAGCCCTCGGTGCTCGACGCGGCCGGTACGGCGGGGGCGGACGTGGTGGCGGCGGTCACCGGGGACGACGAGGACAACCTGGTCATCTCCTACCTGGCCAAGTTCGAGTACGGGGTGCCGGTGGTCTTCGCCCGCGTGAACAACCCCAAGAACGAGTGGCTCTTCACCGCGGAATGGGGGGTGGACGAGGCCATCTGCAGCGCCTCCATCATCGTGCAGCTGGTGCAGGAGGAGCTGACCCTGGGTGAGATGGTGACCCTGCTCAAGCTGAGGCGCGAGAACCTGGTGGTGGAGGAAGTGGTCATAAAGGAGGGAAGCGAGGCGGTGGGCAAGAACCTCAGGGACATCGAGCTCCCCGCCAAGACGCTGGTGGCCACGGTGCTGAGGGACCGCCGGGTGCTCATCCCCCGGGGGGACCTCACCCTCTTCGCAGGCGATAAGATACTCCTCATCTCCGAGCCGGATAGGGTGGAGGAACTGAGGAAAGCACTGGGTATCGAGTGA
- a CDS encoding TrkA family potassium uptake protein, translated as MHVVIGGCGRVGSYLAYMLEREGHSVAVIDKDPEAFENLWEGFAGKKVKGVVFDRDVLLEAGIERADAFASVTSGDNSNIVSARVAKEHFRVPRVITRIYDPRRAEIYKRLNIPTVASVAWSGHRMLSFISHGELDSEYQFGNGEVDLVRLELPAHLAGRNAADLNVPMEVQVVCVTRGTGTILATAGTAFREGDVLYIAVARESQGKLERLLGLK; from the coding sequence ATGCATGTGGTCATAGGCGGGTGCGGCCGGGTGGGATCATACCTGGCGTATATGCTCGAGCGCGAGGGCCACAGCGTGGCGGTGATCGACAAGGACCCCGAGGCCTTCGAGAACCTCTGGGAGGGTTTCGCCGGCAAGAAGGTGAAAGGGGTGGTCTTCGACCGCGACGTCCTGCTGGAGGCGGGTATTGAGAGGGCCGACGCCTTCGCCTCGGTGACCAGCGGCGACAACAGCAACATCGTCAGTGCCAGGGTGGCCAAGGAGCACTTCCGCGTGCCCAGGGTCATCACTCGCATCTACGACCCGCGCCGGGCCGAGATCTACAAGCGCCTGAACATCCCCACCGTGGCCAGCGTGGCGTGGTCCGGCCACCGCATGCTGAGCTTCATCTCCCACGGGGAGCTGGACAGCGAATACCAGTTCGGCAACGGGGAGGTGGACCTGGTGCGCTTGGAGCTGCCTGCCCACCTGGCGGGCCGCAACGCCGCCGACCTCAACGTGCCCATGGAGGTGCAGGTGGTATGCGTGACCCGGGGCACGGGCACCATCCTCGCCACCGCGGGAACCGCCTTCAGGGAAGGGGACGTCCTCTACATCGCGGTGGCCAGGGAGAGCCAGGGCAAGCTGGAACGCCTGCTGGGGCTGAAGTGA